The Tamandua tetradactyla isolate mTamTet1 chromosome 5, mTamTet1.pri, whole genome shotgun sequence genome window below encodes:
- the ZNF76 gene encoding zinc finger protein 76 isoform X1 has translation MESLGLQAVTLSDGTTAYIQQAIKEEKLLEGQVIQLEDGTTAYIHQVTVQKESFSFEDGQPVQLEDGSMAYIHRTPKEGYDPSALEAVQLEDGSTAYIHHPMAVPSDGTILAMKTEVGLEDLATEEDEGFSADTVVALEQYASKVLQDSQAPHNGKGQQVGDRAFRCGYKGCGRLYTTAHHLKVHERAHTGDRPYRCDFPSCGKAFATGYGLKSHVRTHTGEKPYKCPEELCSKAFKTSGDLQKHVRTHTGERPFRCPFEGCGRSFTTSNIRKVHVRTHTGERPYTCPEPHCGRGFTSATNYKNHVRIHTGEKPYVCTVPGCGKRFTEYSSLYKHHVVHTHCKPYTCSTCGKTYRQTSTLAMHKRSAHGELEATEESEQALYEQQQLEAASAAEESPPPKRHRIAYLSEVKEEGDDIPAQVTMVTEENGAPQVALITQDGTQQVSLSPEDLQALGSAISMVTQHGSTTLTIPSPDDDLATSGTHTVTMVSADGTQTQPVTIITSGAVVAEDSSVASLHHQQVALLATANGTHIAVQLEEQQTLEEAISVAAAAMQQGAVTLETTASESGC, from the exons AAGAGAAGCTGCTTGAAGGGCAAGTGATCCAGCTTGAGGATGGGACCACTGCATATATTCACCAAGTGACAGTGCAGAAAG AATCTTTCTCCTTTGAGGATGGACAGCCCGTGCAGCTGGAAGATGGCAGCATGGCCTACATACACCGCACACCCAAAG AGGGCTATGACCCCAGCGCTCTGGAAGCCGTCCAGCTGGAAGACGGCTCCACTGCCTACATTCACCACCCTATGGCTGTGCCATCGGATGGCACCATCCTGGCCATGAAGACAGAGGTGGGCTTGGAGGATCTGGCCACAGAGGAGGATGAGGGCTTCAGTGCAGACACGGTGGTAGCCCTGGAGCAGTATGCCAGCAAG GTGCTGCAGGACAGCCAGGCTCCCCATAATGGCAAAGGACAGCAGGTTGGGGACAGAGCATTCCGCTGCGGCTACAAGGGCTGTGGGCGTCTCTACACCACCGCTCATCACTTAAAG GTGCACGAACGAGCACATACAGGTGACCGTCCATATAGATGTGACTTCCCCAGCTGCGGAAAGGCCTTTGCCACAG GATATGGGCTGAAGAGCCACGTGCGTACCCACACTGGTGAGAAGCCATACAAGTGCCCAGAGGAGCTGTGCAGTAAGGCCTTCAAGACCTCAGGAGACCTGCAGAAGCACGTCCGTACCCACACTG GTGAACGCCCTTTCCGATGCCCCTTCGAGGGCTGTGGCCGCTCCTTCACCACCTCTAACATCCGGAAGGTACATGTGCGCACCCACACAGGCGAGAGGCCCTACACTTGCCCAGAGCCTCACTGTGGCCGTGGCTTCACCAGTGCCACCAACTATAAGAATCACGTGCGCATCCACACAG GGGAGAAGCCATACGTTTGCACAGTACCAGGCTGTGGGAAGCGCTTCACGGAATACTCGAGCCTGTATAAGCACCACGTGGTGCACACACACTGCAAGCCCTACACCTGCAGCACCTGTGGCAAGACCTACCGGCAGACATCCACCCTGGCCATGCACAAGCGGAGCGCCCACGGCGAGCTGGAGGCCACGGAGGAGAGTGAGCAGGCCCTTTATGAGCAACAACAGCTTGAGG CCGCCTCTGCAGCCGAGGAGAGCCCACCACCCAAACGTCACCGCATTGCTTACCTTTCGGAGGTGAAGGAAGAAGGTGATGACATCCCAGCTCAAGTGACAATGGTGACAGAGGAGAATGGGGCTCCCCAAGTGGCTCTGATCACTCAGGATGGCACCCAGCAG GTCAGCCTGTCCCCAGAAGACCTGCAGGCCCTGGGGAGTGCCATCAGTATGGTGACCCAGCACGGCAGCACTACCCTCACTATTCCCAGTCCTGACGACGACCTTGCCACGTCTGGCACACATACGGTCACCATGGTCAGCGCCGATGGCACCCAGACGCAGCCC GTCACAATCATTACCTCTGGGGCTGTGGTGGCTGAGGACTCGAGTGTAGCATCCCTTCATCATCAACAGGTGGCGCTGTTGGCCACAGCCAACGGAACACACATTGCAGTGCAG CTGGAAGAACAGCAGACCTTAGAGGAGGCCATCAGTGTGGCTGCTGCTGCCATGCAGCAAGGGGCTGTGACCCTGGAGACCACAGCGTCTGAGAGTGGCTGCTGA
- the ZNF76 gene encoding zinc finger protein 76 isoform X3, whose protein sequence is MESLGLQAVTLSDGTTAYIQQAIKEEKLLEGQVIQLEDGTTAYIHQVTVQKESFSFEDGQPVQLEDGSMAYIHRTPKEGYDPSALEAVQLEDGSTAYIHHPMAVPSDGTILAMKTEVGLEDLATEEDEGFSADTVVALEQYASKVLQDSQAPHNGKGQQVGDRAFRCGYKGCGRLYTTAHHLKVHERAHTGDRPYRCDFPSCGKAFATGYGLKSHVRTHTGEKPYKCPEELCSKAFKTSGDLQKHVRTHTGERPFRCPFEGCGRSFTTSNIRKVHVRTHTGERPYTCPEPHCGRGFTSATNYKNHVRIHTGEKPYVCTVPGCGKRFTEYSSLYKHHVVHTHCKPYTCSTCGKTYRQTSTLAMHKRSAHGELEATEESEQALYEQQQLEAASAAEESPPPKRHRIAYLSEVKEEGDDIPAQVTMVTEENGAPQVALITQDGTQQVSLSPEDLQALGSAISMVTQHGSTTLTIPSPDDDLATSGTHTVTMVSADGTQTQPV, encoded by the exons AAGAGAAGCTGCTTGAAGGGCAAGTGATCCAGCTTGAGGATGGGACCACTGCATATATTCACCAAGTGACAGTGCAGAAAG AATCTTTCTCCTTTGAGGATGGACAGCCCGTGCAGCTGGAAGATGGCAGCATGGCCTACATACACCGCACACCCAAAG AGGGCTATGACCCCAGCGCTCTGGAAGCCGTCCAGCTGGAAGACGGCTCCACTGCCTACATTCACCACCCTATGGCTGTGCCATCGGATGGCACCATCCTGGCCATGAAGACAGAGGTGGGCTTGGAGGATCTGGCCACAGAGGAGGATGAGGGCTTCAGTGCAGACACGGTGGTAGCCCTGGAGCAGTATGCCAGCAAG GTGCTGCAGGACAGCCAGGCTCCCCATAATGGCAAAGGACAGCAGGTTGGGGACAGAGCATTCCGCTGCGGCTACAAGGGCTGTGGGCGTCTCTACACCACCGCTCATCACTTAAAG GTGCACGAACGAGCACATACAGGTGACCGTCCATATAGATGTGACTTCCCCAGCTGCGGAAAGGCCTTTGCCACAG GATATGGGCTGAAGAGCCACGTGCGTACCCACACTGGTGAGAAGCCATACAAGTGCCCAGAGGAGCTGTGCAGTAAGGCCTTCAAGACCTCAGGAGACCTGCAGAAGCACGTCCGTACCCACACTG GTGAACGCCCTTTCCGATGCCCCTTCGAGGGCTGTGGCCGCTCCTTCACCACCTCTAACATCCGGAAGGTACATGTGCGCACCCACACAGGCGAGAGGCCCTACACTTGCCCAGAGCCTCACTGTGGCCGTGGCTTCACCAGTGCCACCAACTATAAGAATCACGTGCGCATCCACACAG GGGAGAAGCCATACGTTTGCACAGTACCAGGCTGTGGGAAGCGCTTCACGGAATACTCGAGCCTGTATAAGCACCACGTGGTGCACACACACTGCAAGCCCTACACCTGCAGCACCTGTGGCAAGACCTACCGGCAGACATCCACCCTGGCCATGCACAAGCGGAGCGCCCACGGCGAGCTGGAGGCCACGGAGGAGAGTGAGCAGGCCCTTTATGAGCAACAACAGCTTGAGG CCGCCTCTGCAGCCGAGGAGAGCCCACCACCCAAACGTCACCGCATTGCTTACCTTTCGGAGGTGAAGGAAGAAGGTGATGACATCCCAGCTCAAGTGACAATGGTGACAGAGGAGAATGGGGCTCCCCAAGTGGCTCTGATCACTCAGGATGGCACCCAGCAG GTCAGCCTGTCCCCAGAAGACCTGCAGGCCCTGGGGAGTGCCATCAGTATGGTGACCCAGCACGGCAGCACTACCCTCACTATTCCCAGTCCTGACGACGACCTTGCCACGTCTGGCACACATACGGTCACCATGGTCAGCGCCGATGGCACCCAGACGCAGCCCGTATGA
- the ZNF76 gene encoding zinc finger protein 76 isoform X2, translated as MAYIHRTPKEGYDPSALEAVQLEDGSTAYIHHPMAVPSDGTILAMKTEVGLEDLATEEDEGFSADTVVALEQYASKVLQDSQAPHNGKGQQVGDRAFRCGYKGCGRLYTTAHHLKVHERAHTGDRPYRCDFPSCGKAFATGYGLKSHVRTHTGEKPYKCPEELCSKAFKTSGDLQKHVRTHTGERPFRCPFEGCGRSFTTSNIRKVHVRTHTGERPYTCPEPHCGRGFTSATNYKNHVRIHTGEKPYVCTVPGCGKRFTEYSSLYKHHVVHTHCKPYTCSTCGKTYRQTSTLAMHKRSAHGELEATEESEQALYEQQQLEAASAAEESPPPKRHRIAYLSEVKEEGDDIPAQVTMVTEENGAPQVALITQDGTQQVSLSPEDLQALGSAISMVTQHGSTTLTIPSPDDDLATSGTHTVTMVSADGTQTQPVTIITSGAVVAEDSSVASLHHQQVALLATANGTHIAVQLEEQQTLEEAISVAAAAMQQGAVTLETTASESGC; from the exons ATGGCCTACATACACCGCACACCCAAAG AGGGCTATGACCCCAGCGCTCTGGAAGCCGTCCAGCTGGAAGACGGCTCCACTGCCTACATTCACCACCCTATGGCTGTGCCATCGGATGGCACCATCCTGGCCATGAAGACAGAGGTGGGCTTGGAGGATCTGGCCACAGAGGAGGATGAGGGCTTCAGTGCAGACACGGTGGTAGCCCTGGAGCAGTATGCCAGCAAG GTGCTGCAGGACAGCCAGGCTCCCCATAATGGCAAAGGACAGCAGGTTGGGGACAGAGCATTCCGCTGCGGCTACAAGGGCTGTGGGCGTCTCTACACCACCGCTCATCACTTAAAG GTGCACGAACGAGCACATACAGGTGACCGTCCATATAGATGTGACTTCCCCAGCTGCGGAAAGGCCTTTGCCACAG GATATGGGCTGAAGAGCCACGTGCGTACCCACACTGGTGAGAAGCCATACAAGTGCCCAGAGGAGCTGTGCAGTAAGGCCTTCAAGACCTCAGGAGACCTGCAGAAGCACGTCCGTACCCACACTG GTGAACGCCCTTTCCGATGCCCCTTCGAGGGCTGTGGCCGCTCCTTCACCACCTCTAACATCCGGAAGGTACATGTGCGCACCCACACAGGCGAGAGGCCCTACACTTGCCCAGAGCCTCACTGTGGCCGTGGCTTCACCAGTGCCACCAACTATAAGAATCACGTGCGCATCCACACAG GGGAGAAGCCATACGTTTGCACAGTACCAGGCTGTGGGAAGCGCTTCACGGAATACTCGAGCCTGTATAAGCACCACGTGGTGCACACACACTGCAAGCCCTACACCTGCAGCACCTGTGGCAAGACCTACCGGCAGACATCCACCCTGGCCATGCACAAGCGGAGCGCCCACGGCGAGCTGGAGGCCACGGAGGAGAGTGAGCAGGCCCTTTATGAGCAACAACAGCTTGAGG CCGCCTCTGCAGCCGAGGAGAGCCCACCACCCAAACGTCACCGCATTGCTTACCTTTCGGAGGTGAAGGAAGAAGGTGATGACATCCCAGCTCAAGTGACAATGGTGACAGAGGAGAATGGGGCTCCCCAAGTGGCTCTGATCACTCAGGATGGCACCCAGCAG GTCAGCCTGTCCCCAGAAGACCTGCAGGCCCTGGGGAGTGCCATCAGTATGGTGACCCAGCACGGCAGCACTACCCTCACTATTCCCAGTCCTGACGACGACCTTGCCACGTCTGGCACACATACGGTCACCATGGTCAGCGCCGATGGCACCCAGACGCAGCCC GTCACAATCATTACCTCTGGGGCTGTGGTGGCTGAGGACTCGAGTGTAGCATCCCTTCATCATCAACAGGTGGCGCTGTTGGCCACAGCCAACGGAACACACATTGCAGTGCAG CTGGAAGAACAGCAGACCTTAGAGGAGGCCATCAGTGTGGCTGCTGCTGCCATGCAGCAAGGGGCTGTGACCCTGGAGACCACAGCGTCTGAGAGTGGCTGCTGA
- the DEF6 gene encoding differentially expressed in FDCP 6 homolog isoform X1, whose translation MALRKELLKSIWYAFTALDVEKSGKVSKSQLKVLSHNLYTVLHIPHDPVALEEHFRDDDDGPVSSQGYMPYLNKYILDKVEEGAFVKEHFDELCWTLTAKKNYQPDSNGNSMLSNQDAFRLWCLFNFLSEDKYPLIMVPDEVEYLLKKVLSSMSLEVGLGELEELLAQEAQVAQTTGGLSVWQFLELFNSGRCLRGVGRDTLSMAIHEVYQELIQDILKQGYLWKRGHLRRNWAERWFQLQPSCLCYFASEECKEKRGTIPLDSHCCVEVLPDRDGKRCMFCVKTASRTYEMSASDTRQRQEWTAAIQTAIRLQAEGKASLHKDLKQKRREQREQRERRRAAKEEELLRLQQLQEEKERKLQELELLQEAQRQAERLLQEEEERRRSQHRELQQALEGQLREAEQARASMQAEMEQKEEEAARQRQRIEELEEMQQRLQEALQLEVKARQDEESVRLAQTRLLEEEELKLKQLMQLKEEQERYIERAQQEKQELQQEMAQQSRSLQQAQQQLEEVRQNRQRADEDVEAAQRKLRQASTNVKHWNVQMNRLMHPIEPGDKRPTTSSSFTGFQPSLLARRDSSLKRLNRWGSQGNRTTSPSEQQKSFNGDEAPVPASTPQEDKLDPEPKN comes from the exons ATGGCCCTGCGCAAGGAGCTGCTCAAGTCCATCTGGTATGCCTTTACAGCGCtggatgtggagaagagtggcAAGGTCTCCAAGTCCCAGCTCAAG GTGCTGTCCCACAACCTGTACACGGTCCTGCACATCCCCCACGACCCCGTGGCCCTCGAGGAGCACTTccgagatgatgatgatggcccTGTGTCCAGCCAGGGCTACATGCCCTACCTCAACAAGTACATCCTGGACAAG GTGGAGGAGGGAGCTTTTGTTAAGGAGCACTTTGACGAGCTCTGCTGGACCCTGACGGCCAAGAAGAACTATCAGCCAGATAGCAACGGAAACAGCATGCTCTCCAACCAGGATGCCTTCCGCCTCTGGTGCCTCTTCAACTTCCTGTCTGAGGACAAGTACCCTCTGATCATGGTTCCTGATGAG gTGGAATACCTGCTGAAGAAGGTGCTCAGCAGCATGAGCCTGGAGGTGGGCTTGGGTGAGCTGGAGGAACTGCTGGCTCAGGAGGCACAGGTGGCCCAGACCACTGGAGGTCTCAGCGTCTGGCAGTTCCTGGAGCTCTTCAACTCTGGCCGCTGCCTGCGGGGTGTGGGACGGGACACCCTCAGCATGGCCATCCACGAGGTCTACCAAGAGCTCATCCAGGATATCCTGAAGCAG GGGTACCTGTGGAAGCGAGGGCACCTGAGAAGGAACTGGGCAGAACGCTGGTTCCAGCTGCAGCCCAGCTGCCTGTGCTACTTTGCCAGTGAAGAGTGCAAGGAGAAAAGGGGCACGATCCCATTGGACTCCCACTGCTGTGTGGAG GTGCTACCAGACCGCGACGGGAAGCGCTGCATGTTCTGCGTGAAGACGGCCTCTCGCACGTATGAGATGAGTGCCTCAGACACACGCCAGCGCCAGGAGTGGACGGCTG CCATCCAGACGGCGATCCGGCTACAGGCCGAGGGGAAGGCATCACTGCACAAGGACCTTAAGCAGAAGAGACGCGAGCAGCGGGAGCAGCGGGAGCGGCGCCGGGCAGCTAAGGAGGAGGAGCTGCTGCGGCTGCAGCAGCtgcaggaggagaaagagaggaagttGCAGGAGCTGGAGCTGCTGCAGGAGGCGCAGCGGCAGGCCGAGCGCTTgctgcaggaggaggaggagcggcGCCGAAGCCAGCACCGCGAGCTGCAGCAGGCGCTGGAGGGCCAATTGCGCGAGGCGGAGCAG GCCCGAGCCTCCATGCAGGCTGAGAtggagcagaaggaggaggaggctgcCCGGCAGCGGCAGCGCATCGAGGAGCTGGAGGAGATGCAGCAGAGGCTGCAGGAGGCCCTGCAACTGGAGGTGAAAGCTCGGCAGGACGAGGAGTCAGTGCGCCTTGCCCAGACAAG ActgctggaggaggaggagttgaAGCTGAAGCAGTTGATGCAGCTAAAGGAGGAACAGGAGCGCTACATTGAGCGGGCACAGCAGGAGAAGCAAGAGCTGCAGCAGGAGATGGCGCAGCAGAGCCGCTCCCTGCAGCAGGCCCAGCAGCAGCTGGAGGAAGTGCGGCAGAACCGGCAGAGGGCCGACGAGGACGTGGAG GCTGCCCAGCGGAAACTGCGCCAAGCCAGCACCAACGTGAAACACTGGAACGTCCAGATGAACCGGCTCATGCATCCAATTGAACCCGGAG ACAAACGTCCCACCACCAGCAGCTCCTTCACAGGCTTCCAGCCCTCTCTACTTGCCCGTCGTGACTCCTCCCTAAAGCGCCTGAACCGCTGGGGATCCCAGGGCAACAGGACCACCTCACCCAGTGAGCAGCAGAAGTCCTTCAATGGTGATGAGGCTCCTGTCCCAGCTTCTACCCCTCAGGAAGATAAACTGGACCCAGAACCAAAAAATTAG
- the DEF6 gene encoding differentially expressed in FDCP 6 homolog isoform X2 gives MALRKELLKSIWYAFTALDVEKSGKVSKSQLKVEEGAFVKEHFDELCWTLTAKKNYQPDSNGNSMLSNQDAFRLWCLFNFLSEDKYPLIMVPDEVEYLLKKVLSSMSLEVGLGELEELLAQEAQVAQTTGGLSVWQFLELFNSGRCLRGVGRDTLSMAIHEVYQELIQDILKQGYLWKRGHLRRNWAERWFQLQPSCLCYFASEECKEKRGTIPLDSHCCVEVLPDRDGKRCMFCVKTASRTYEMSASDTRQRQEWTAAIQTAIRLQAEGKASLHKDLKQKRREQREQRERRRAAKEEELLRLQQLQEEKERKLQELELLQEAQRQAERLLQEEEERRRSQHRELQQALEGQLREAEQARASMQAEMEQKEEEAARQRQRIEELEEMQQRLQEALQLEVKARQDEESVRLAQTRLLEEEELKLKQLMQLKEEQERYIERAQQEKQELQQEMAQQSRSLQQAQQQLEEVRQNRQRADEDVEAAQRKLRQASTNVKHWNVQMNRLMHPIEPGDKRPTTSSSFTGFQPSLLARRDSSLKRLNRWGSQGNRTTSPSEQQKSFNGDEAPVPASTPQEDKLDPEPKN, from the exons ATGGCCCTGCGCAAGGAGCTGCTCAAGTCCATCTGGTATGCCTTTACAGCGCtggatgtggagaagagtggcAAGGTCTCCAAGTCCCAGCTCAAG GTGGAGGAGGGAGCTTTTGTTAAGGAGCACTTTGACGAGCTCTGCTGGACCCTGACGGCCAAGAAGAACTATCAGCCAGATAGCAACGGAAACAGCATGCTCTCCAACCAGGATGCCTTCCGCCTCTGGTGCCTCTTCAACTTCCTGTCTGAGGACAAGTACCCTCTGATCATGGTTCCTGATGAG gTGGAATACCTGCTGAAGAAGGTGCTCAGCAGCATGAGCCTGGAGGTGGGCTTGGGTGAGCTGGAGGAACTGCTGGCTCAGGAGGCACAGGTGGCCCAGACCACTGGAGGTCTCAGCGTCTGGCAGTTCCTGGAGCTCTTCAACTCTGGCCGCTGCCTGCGGGGTGTGGGACGGGACACCCTCAGCATGGCCATCCACGAGGTCTACCAAGAGCTCATCCAGGATATCCTGAAGCAG GGGTACCTGTGGAAGCGAGGGCACCTGAGAAGGAACTGGGCAGAACGCTGGTTCCAGCTGCAGCCCAGCTGCCTGTGCTACTTTGCCAGTGAAGAGTGCAAGGAGAAAAGGGGCACGATCCCATTGGACTCCCACTGCTGTGTGGAG GTGCTACCAGACCGCGACGGGAAGCGCTGCATGTTCTGCGTGAAGACGGCCTCTCGCACGTATGAGATGAGTGCCTCAGACACACGCCAGCGCCAGGAGTGGACGGCTG CCATCCAGACGGCGATCCGGCTACAGGCCGAGGGGAAGGCATCACTGCACAAGGACCTTAAGCAGAAGAGACGCGAGCAGCGGGAGCAGCGGGAGCGGCGCCGGGCAGCTAAGGAGGAGGAGCTGCTGCGGCTGCAGCAGCtgcaggaggagaaagagaggaagttGCAGGAGCTGGAGCTGCTGCAGGAGGCGCAGCGGCAGGCCGAGCGCTTgctgcaggaggaggaggagcggcGCCGAAGCCAGCACCGCGAGCTGCAGCAGGCGCTGGAGGGCCAATTGCGCGAGGCGGAGCAG GCCCGAGCCTCCATGCAGGCTGAGAtggagcagaaggaggaggaggctgcCCGGCAGCGGCAGCGCATCGAGGAGCTGGAGGAGATGCAGCAGAGGCTGCAGGAGGCCCTGCAACTGGAGGTGAAAGCTCGGCAGGACGAGGAGTCAGTGCGCCTTGCCCAGACAAG ActgctggaggaggaggagttgaAGCTGAAGCAGTTGATGCAGCTAAAGGAGGAACAGGAGCGCTACATTGAGCGGGCACAGCAGGAGAAGCAAGAGCTGCAGCAGGAGATGGCGCAGCAGAGCCGCTCCCTGCAGCAGGCCCAGCAGCAGCTGGAGGAAGTGCGGCAGAACCGGCAGAGGGCCGACGAGGACGTGGAG GCTGCCCAGCGGAAACTGCGCCAAGCCAGCACCAACGTGAAACACTGGAACGTCCAGATGAACCGGCTCATGCATCCAATTGAACCCGGAG ACAAACGTCCCACCACCAGCAGCTCCTTCACAGGCTTCCAGCCCTCTCTACTTGCCCGTCGTGACTCCTCCCTAAAGCGCCTGAACCGCTGGGGATCCCAGGGCAACAGGACCACCTCACCCAGTGAGCAGCAGAAGTCCTTCAATGGTGATGAGGCTCCTGTCCCAGCTTCTACCCCTCAGGAAGATAAACTGGACCCAGAACCAAAAAATTAG